Within the Phaseolus vulgaris cultivar G19833 chromosome 9, P. vulgaris v2.0, whole genome shotgun sequence genome, the region ACAAATAGTCTGTTTATTGGTGGAGCACTAGCTGCAAGATCTACATACACACTGCAACGCTTGGGAATTACACATATTTTATGTTTGTGTACAAATGAAATTGGCCAATCAGATTCTCAGTTTCCTGATCTATTCACATACAAAAATTTCTCTGTAAGTTGTACTGATCTATTTTTTACCATTATATGAGGTTTAGTTTGTGTAAGAATCAATTGATTTCATGCCTAATGTCCTACTCTGCATTTGTATTAATCATGCATGCATTTTTATGCAGGATTCATTCAGTTTTTGTATTGAATTAGAGCTTTAgacttttatttgtttcttactGGAATAACTTTATTAGTTTCCAATTACTATTTGATGTTCCATTCATTCAAAAGGCTAAGATTATGCTCATTAATGTTTTTCATCCCCATCCCCAACACAATCTTACCTGAGATATCTGTGTTTCAAGTGTAGACAAGACACTTTTTATCTTAGCTTATGctaaaacttgtttttggtCTTTAACTGGGCATCCTCACAAGCAAAATATCAGATAATCCTCTGGCCAGGCGTGGTAGTTAGGCAAACCCTCCCCAAATGCTTGAGCTGTTGGGTAGTGCTACTGGCAGTCCATGGAACCCAGAATATAGTTTCCAACTTTAATATATGAATGATTTTACAGGAAATTTGGTTTCTGATGCCCCAATGGTTTCACTTCATGGATGCAGCTTATCTCATCAAACAAGATGGCTTGGTTGGGTTCACAGATTAATTCAGTAGTAGAGTTTTTTCTACCTTAACATTTATACTGTGACCAAATTAAAGTTTCTCACAAGTTTTTCCTTAATTTCTATcaaatatttcttaatttacGTCTTGATTTAATATTGTGATAAATCTATTCAGAATCTGATTTGAATTAATCTAAATCAGGGTCAAATAATTTAGGTGATaggttatattattttttacttccCAGTTTTTCCCGATTGTGGCAGATTTTATTCTCTTTGGGACTAATCTAGTCTATAAATCAATGGCTGTATTGTTATAAAATgatcagacaaataaaacatCTTTCTCTGTTCTGATAATATGATTCCACCCTCTTTTTCTCGTTTTTTTTTCTACAGTTCCCTTTTGGACGCTATTTGATTCATTGGTTTGAAAAATTGATCTCTTGGTCGGATAGAGTATTTTCTAGGCCTTCTCATTTTCTCGTTTAATCATGCAATTTATTTGCTATTCAATATGATGTTTAAGTTATGCATGTAATTGTGAGTAtctataactatttttttcctGGATAGATAGGTAtcaattacatttttaaatgaGGTTCTGTTCAGGAATAATTCTTCACATTGTCTCTCTTCATTCTCCCATTGAACAGGTGTGTGACAATGAAGATTCTAACATCAGCAGCATATTTGAAGAGGCTTGTGATTTTATAGATTATGTTGAGAAAGCTGGTCAAAGTGTTTTAGTTCATTGCTTTGAGGGGAAAAGCAGAAGTGCCACTCTGGTCCTTGCTTTCCTGATGCTTAGGAAgtaagtaaaaatataaaaatacaatcTTATGTATGATAATCGGAACACATGCAACTCTTAATTATGTGTTCCATGGTAGTGAAGATGATCACTGCTACTACTACTTAGGGCAATTTAGGAACTAAAAGGCTTTTGTGTTGTAGGAAATTCACTTTGTTAGAAGCATGGAATGCTCTAAAGCGAGTTCATCGTCGATCTCAGCCCAACGATGGTTTTGCAAAGATCTTACTTGAACTAGACCAGAAACTGCATGGCAAGGTTTCAATGGAGTGGCAGCAACGGAAACCAATGATGAAAATTTGTCCCATCTGTGGCAAGAATGCTGGACTAAGTAGTAGTTCACTTAAACTTCACCTTCAGAAATCACACAAAAAGTTGTCATCAGGGAGTGTTGATAGTGCCATGACAATGGAGATCCAGAAGGCATTAACAACTTTGAAGATTAGCCGTGGTGGGAGTGTTAGTCCCACACAAAGACACTCTCATTCTATGGTTGATGCATAGATAGCGCATGCAAATATTACTGAACATTCATTCAAGATTTAATTTCATGTTAGAAATAGTAAGAGTGAGTGAAATAGTGGTTTGGAAATAGGATTAGTTTAGTTAGTGATTTCATGTAATTGGGTAATGgggattctttttttttttgtgtacatgaaaaagaatttgttaaaaatatcaaatttgcTTATCTTGGCCTCTTGCAAAGAATTAGTCTAAAGAATAAGCTTTCTTACATTTGCGAAAATGTTACCTACATTTTGTAATTGTGTTGTCCTGAGTCCTACTTTATGGATGGTTTCATccagaaaatatatatttgatttgcTTATTTGTTCCTCCTAGTACATAAAGTTTCCATCTTTACCATTAGCGGAACTATAAATGAATGTGGGCCAACACCAAAATTAAGTCTAGTCCAGAGAgctaaatttttattaaagtaTGTAATTAGtaggaagaaaataaagaaaaaagagagaaaataaaaaatatataaataaaaattaatttaaaaagaaatatttattagtgTGTCAAAATTTTACTTTGAACTCAATTTTCAAATGTTAATAACTAACTTTAACtctcaaataatttataatcaaatttgggagaagaataataaaatcttgattaaattttaaatccctcgtaaatataaatattttcaattgagTTGTTTCTAAAGATTTTCGttatctaaattttttatatttttttaactaagagTCTTTGTCATTAGATTTTATCGGTTAATTAGGGTGACGCAGTGGGTTGTTACTTTGCATATTGTTTACGTATCTTCATAAGGAAAATAAACAACGACTTAACTAAGTTTTAagtcttttataaatttaattatcttCAATTGAgtctttatgaaaaaaattctttattatttttatattaagtttCAAATTCTTTATGTTTTTCAATTGAGTCTTTGCTGTTGGAGTGACTTGATTGTTTGATCTTACATATCAAAAGGAGAACACTACAACTTTggataataagaaaaataaagttttaaaattctaattatttttctaaaaaatgacatagtttcattttataaattacaaaCTATGACGacaaaaactcaattaaaaaatataaaaaaaattggacaCTCAATATAACGGAAATATTCGATACACAATTGAAAATATGAGGGacttaattttttaagtaaaccattattttatttttcatatgaaGACACATCCGCAGTgacatgaatttttttaataaggagtcaatagaaaatattaagttaaaacttaattaagcccaaaatcttttaaatattatttatagactttaaaaaataaataatatatgataaataaatagaatttgaatattttaactaaaaataaaattatcaataaaaaaaataaaaaatattaccttggtgataaatattaaaatataataaaatattgactTAATTGCAAGTTTTATTATTAAGTTATTATTTACAAGGCCTGAAATTGAAACTATTCTACTATTTACAAGTTTCTACAAGGTTAAGAGGAAGAAAATATTCTACTATGTCTCTTTTCTTAGCTTGAGATGTGGTGTTTGGATATGATTGGGAGAACGTTTGTATGAATgaagaaacttaaaaaatatttgctaAAATTTAGTTATATAGAATTATGAAGAGTAATGTTGTTTTCAATTGAAACAGTGAGAATTGGTGGATTTATGAAAAAGTCGGTGTAGCCTCAATAGTAAAAAAtcaatcaatataaaaaatattatgtttttaatattatttgctcttaaaaatgttttaaaaaccATGTTTTATATACATTAGTATCATCcagtatatattattaataataataataaaatcacaaTTATTCCACCCAGTGAAACATTTTGGATTAAATCTTAGAACCTTTATTTATTACTCACTGAATCATATTCATTGTACTGAAAAGTCTGAAATTTCTGTTAATTCTAtgacttcttttaaaaaatagacaTTTTGCATTACTAACAAAATCCTTTACACTCATTTTCTCCCCCTTATTAAAGCCATCATATCCTCTCTATCTAGTTTTATCATTTTATGAAGCTGTCTTCTATTTATATTAGTATCTTGGGTTTATTGATGATTATGATAAATTCTCCGGTAAATATATGGTTAAACCTATTTATCGtccaattttataataattcgTGTTTTTTATTTGACAAACTGCTCGTCCATGTGCTTAGGACATtggttaaacaattaaaaaaaatattttttattgggATGGGAAGAAATGTACTCTTCAATTTTATTAAGGTGTTTTCACACTGGTTAAAAAAAGCActtgttttaattctttaacTATCACCTTAAACCATTTAATTTCTATTGAATTtgtattacaattttaatttgttgcACATTGATAACTCAATGTCATCTTTAGTAACTAATCGATCAATAATAATAGTGCTGCAACTAATCGGTGGAGCTAAAGTAGCAAATGGGTTAAAATTTCCGTTGGACCAATTATAAATTTTGGCGTGATTTATCAATttaggaatgattttttttgggttaaatatatttttgttttctgtgTTATAACACgagatttatttttttcttgttttaaattttagaccATCCAGATATATCCAGATATTTACAtgtaaattattgaaataaatttttcgaTATGTGAAAtgattgttagttttttttttaaaattcgttattattttaattacatatGGATGTCGAGGATAATTAcagattaatatttttcttaatgtCTTTTAGGACAACTAGAAATAAAAGTATGTGATTGACTAATTAATTAGtgaaagaataaaacaaaagtaTATGATAAGTTAACGAGCAATTATcgtaaaaaaaactaattaacaattttctaaaattacaaAGCGAAAAAGATGATTAAAAGTACAATTTCAGGTTCCCTATTCAAGTAAATTTTTGCCCcttcaaaaatatcttttacCCATTCAAGTGCACGTTATGTGTAGTTCTGCTTTTCCTATTAAAGAAATTTTGACCccttaaaaatatgttttaccCTTTGAACCATTTGAggtacaattttttatatacatCGGTCACGGTAATTTTGCACTTTTTCTAGGCGATTAAGCAATTGACATTGTATTATTCTGACCACGCAAATAGGTAGACGTAAAAGAAAGTGTGGAAATAGCTTACCAACACAAGATATACCAAATTTGAAGGCCTTTGCTTTAGTCTTAGGCTTCTAAACAACTTTTCATTGTTTAGAGATAAATTAGAGGTGCCCTATTCAAAAGGGCATGAACATTAGAGGAACACTCCATTTTTTATGGCTAGAATGGCACATAGGCAACACCCCCTCTAGTATCTTCTATTTTTTGCGTGCAAGTTAACGATGGATTTCTCACCTTATTTTCTCCCACTCGAATGAAAGTGGTTGGGCTGCGAATCCGATATCTTTCTCTCAAGTTATTGATTTTCACATCCCTATGTTACAAACACAAAATctccttctttttctttcttaattaaGCTTCCCCTTTCCCATAATTCACCATTAGTTGCACCTACAAATTATACACCCTTTTCAAATGAAATCATTTCCCCTTCACCAACAAACTTGGGCTACACTTATATCTAACGTTACTTTTTCATTATTCTGAATTCCACTaggcttgttgttgctgatTTCAGTCCTTCATCAACCACCTTACATCGATCAATGGCCGCAATCAGCAACATCCGTTTACAATTCCCACGGAATTTAAACGATTCTAAGAAGAATGTGAGGTTTTATGCTCCATGCAATATTACTAACGTGTTTAATAATAAACGAAGATTCTTGTCGGTGACCGCAAATTATAGTGAAAGTCCTCGAAAAATGGACACTGCCAACAGAGTAAATGTGAATGGAACACACGTGGCAGAGGCTCCTCTACAAGCAGGAAAGTTCGCCAAAGAAAGTGCAGCAGATGAAGCTATTGTTACCAGCTTGCGTGGAAGGTTTGTGGAGGATAAGTTTGTATTTAGGCAAATTTTTGTTATCAGGTCTTACGAAATTGGACCAGATAAAACTGCCACCATGGAGACACTCATGAATTTTCTTCAGGTTAGCCTCACAATTCCACCATTTTCTAATAATGTGCCTAACAAAATTTATCATGGTAGTGATGTCCAACGATTACACCATAGAATGGAACAAAAGTATGTTGTGATCTTTATCAGTATGACAACATAGTGATGTTCTGAATTTCTGTACCTTGTTGAAGATAGAATGAATAATAGTTCAAATAGATAATGAATGACAGTGTGACTGAAACAAagcaataaaaattaattttcaggAAACTGCTTTAAATCATGTCACTAGCTCTGGGATTGGGGGAGAAGGATTTGGAGCAACCCGCGAGATGAGCCTTCGAAAGCTCATTTGGGTTGTTACTCGTATTCAACTTCAAGTTCAGAAATATAACAAATGGTAAAAATATAATGCTTttccaagcctttgccttacgAAATACTTGTGACCTCTTTGTATTTGATTGTTTGGTTCAAAGAATTAAGAGCAAGAGCATGAATACGTGACAGGGGAGACGAAATTGAAGTTGATACTTGGGTCGATGCAGCAGGAAAGAATGGAATGCGAAGAGATTGGATAATCAGGGATCACTACACCAAAGAGATCATAACAAGAGCCACAAGGTGCATAGTTTCATCTTTTTCATACACTCTAATCACAATGACATCGAGGTTTTTCTCAATTCTCAATACATGATGATGAGAAAATTCTCTGGTGCAGCACATGGGTGATCATGAATAGACAAACAAGAAGACTTTCCAAGATCCCTGAAGAGGTTAAACAAGAGCTTGTTCCTTTTTACCTAAACAGGCTTGCCGTTCCTACCGAAGAAGTAGATTGTGAGAGAATAGACAAACTCACTGATGACACAGCTGAGAGAATCCGATCTGGGTTGGCTGTAAGTTTCATATCTCTTTATTATCAATCACCATTTCTTTGCTTTCTCAAAAAGCAATTACGATGTCTTCTGGTTAAGATCACGTTATTAAACCCTTCATTTTGCATGTAATACAGCCAAGGTGGAATGACATGGACGCTAACCAGCATGTCAACAATGTGAAATACATTGGATGGATTTTAGAGGTACGAATTGTTGACAGAGAACAAGTTGCAAGAAAATGGCAAAACAAATTACTGTATTTGTGGCAAAGATAGCAATACTCCATTTACTATAACATCAGTGATTATTAAATTTGGACTTGGTATTGATGTGATTTTGTTGTTGCAGAGTGTGCCAATTGAAGTTCTAGAGCATTATAATATGACAAGCATGACTTTGGAGTATCGACGTGAATGCACACAATCAAATATTGTGGAATCAATGACGTCTCCAACAGAAAGAGTTTTTGAGTCCAATAATAATTCCAAGAACAGAAAACCGGACCTGCAATACACACACTTGCTTCGTCTGCAACATGATAAAGCAGACGTTGTTCGAGCCAGAACTGAGTGGAATTTCAAGCAAAACCAACAGTGATACGTAACACTGACAAAAAAACAGAGTATCTATGGATCTTATCTTGTACTCCTTTTAGCTTTTCGCTCTTCTGGTTTTCCTTTCTAGGATCCTTTACGTTCTACATTCATTACATTTGTCCTTAATCCTTTTTTGTAAATTCTTTCTGTGAGGAGAACTATAGATTGCTAATTATTcagaaatttattataaataaaagcaTTTTTTATAATAACGGCTGAGTTAATTGCCTAATTGCCTAATGCTGCTAACACCTGATATAATTCAACCACAAATATTTACATGCAACAATAATTTTTCTGCTTAGggattaaatattaatattaaaattcatgGATTCGCTACTCATCAATAAATCAGTATTCGTGATATGTTactttttaattgatattgcGAATTATGCATCTATTTTTCTTTTgcgttaatttagtttattaGGTTGGATGAACCTCTCACCAAATTATGCAGGAGATCTAAGCTTCAATAAAAGGAGTTGTTGATCAATCAAAAGCACTTGTTTCAATCTTTCAGCTATTCAAGAAGATACTCTTTTCATACAAAGTCTTTGATGTTTGAGTATGTTTGTAATGATATTTAAACTACTTTAGTTCATTTGAATAATTTATGAGTTTGTttgatcaaataaaaaattgataaattggTTTCATTTTACAGGTTTATAAGCTACctcaagttttttttatcatacatATCTTCAATGTTTTAATGAATTTCacttttatttcttcttctttttttcacattagaattaaaattTCTTTTCACCTCTTAAAAATGTCATCAAAGCCTCTCGAATATAGAGGAGAGATATACTAATATAAAAGAGATTccaataattaattttcattatttttgataaaaataagcaattaaaaatattctaagtagattatatagttttttattagttaaaagtaactacttattttaattaatacattatttatatatttatgtttttatgaaatatattgATTTTAGTTCAACCAGTTTGTTCATGTATTGTTTTAGGTCCTCAATTCGAATTCTATAGAATCCCAAAGCctaaaatgaatatatatgtGCATGAAGTATTACTCAAAAGGAAAGGACAAGTAATGctacatattaataaaaataaatattccaAAAGAAACGACAAACAACTCATgagaattaaattaaagatgTCTTCTATCATTTTCTCATATAGTAAACGtccaaaagaataataaaaaaaaaaaacttcagaTTTAGTTACCCAAGAACAAATGAAGTTCAAAACTAACATATTAATCGTGCATAGAACTCAACCAAATGAATCATTcacgacaaaaaaaaaatatctatctTAAATACAACGGTTTTAATatgaaagctttttaaaatggcaTGCATAATGTGTAAAATACATAGAAAACTAACCTGAAAGGCATGTAAAACCCAGgagtagaaaagaaaaatgagatgaaatcttttagaaataaaaaaaacaacaaacaaagagaaaaataagaaaagatcAATTTGCCCAACACATGAAAAATGATTCAGCAGATTGAATTCAATGAGCTAGTTTTAAAGAAACTTCACAAATCACTGAGAGCTGATATCATGAGTGGAGCAAATTAAGGCCAAAAGAATCAAAGTGACCCAATAAAAGTTTGGGTGAATTCACATAGGTTGAGCGCAAAGAGTCCTTCACCATGAACACAAGCTTAAATTTACCAGCCAACCTGAGCAAAAATAGAGAAGATTGAGATTCGTTTGGAGTCAATCTTAAGCTCAATAAGACTTCATGTCTAATTGGAAGCAACTTAAAGTGATTCCCATGCAAATACCTGAACATATGAATCCTAAGAAGCCAAGAAATGGGCTTGAAGCCCAAAAGATTGTGAAGCAATGGTGCCTTGAGTTGAGCCACGAATTCAATGGAGGCAGCGAAAGACTTGTAAAGTTAAGGAGGAAGCATTGAATGGTATGAGTTTTAGAAAGTGAAGGGGCGGTTTTTCTAGGTGCAAAGGGTCAAGGAAGAGGTTAAGCCAACTTCCTTGAGTTCTAGAATGCATGAGAGCATCATAAAGAAAGAGACTTGAGAGAAATGTGTTGAGAGTTTCAGGAACACAAATTCAATATATCATTCAAGCATTAGTGCAGAAAAAGATGTTCAATAATAGCCTTACCACAACCAATCCAAagttgttctcgccggttgactcggtcgccgttgacttcaaaggcagatggtggctcctcctatCTCCTGGTGGTTTACGCCTTCTCCTTAGGTGGCTGagagtggctccgttgaaacaaaGAGGACCCTACCTGTTggttgcactctgacgatcaagtcagtactgggctaagaaacaataagtgtgtaaagcagtttcagtcttagaaacgacgtaccttttctagggttcttaccaccctttatataggctgtATTAGGTCAACTTCCCTATCCCTCAAGgatctttccttaagtggaTTAGGGTTCACTGGTGAGACATCCTGTGACGTGTTGCACAAGCTTAGTGCAGTCGTGGCACAAGACTTGCCTCTTATGGTGTGCAATCTTTCTAACAGTATGACCgctagggtaccaactcatgtaccagcgctGCGGCGTCATCTGTTGTGTGGGTGCCCTAattattcacgtgtcatgcatgcaatcttttcctggaaaccctaacccttacGGGCCTTAGTGCCTCCAGGGAACACTTGCTTGTGTCGTacccgaatgtactatacacacctcATGCATAATCCTCTCGTGATTTAGGTCTTTCTGGTATCTGGGTGTTAACTCACGTTCAATAATAGT harbors:
- the LOC137823038 gene encoding palmitoyl-acyl carrier protein thioesterase, chloroplastic-like encodes the protein MAAISNIRLQFPRNLNDSKKNVRFYAPCNITNVFNNKRRFLSVTANYSESPRKMDTANRVNVNGTHVAEAPLQAGKFAKESAADEAIVTSLRGRFVEDKFVFRQIFVIRSYEIGPDKTATMETLMNFLQETALNHVTSSGIGGEGFGATREMSLRKLIWVVTRIQLQVQKYNKWGDEIEVDTWVDAAGKNGMRRDWIIRDHYTKEIITRATSTWVIMNRQTRRLSKIPEEVKQELVPFYLNRLAVPTEEVDCERIDKLTDDTAERIRSGLAPRWNDMDANQHVNNVKYIGWILESVPIEVLEHYNMTSMTLEYRRECTQSNIVESMTSPTERVFESNNNSKNRKPDLQYTHLLRLQHDKADVVRARTEWNFKQNQQ